One Anastrepha obliqua isolate idAnaObli1 chromosome 6, idAnaObli1_1.0, whole genome shotgun sequence DNA window includes the following coding sequences:
- the LOC129250677 gene encoding uncharacterized protein LOC129250677, with protein sequence MTSHPIGASVIANGFYVDKLMTSAPTIEDVIEIKQQVIEVLNKGGFPLRTIATNDASIIADVTAVDREDIIQVEDVDYVKELGLKWSPFLDNFLFSYTQPLVSSKVSKRIILSNIARFFDPLGLLNPLMVTCKILLQQLWKFRLNWGESVPPSNYTQWESFCTKLPLVENLRVTRLVACDYNSTTHAFVDASTRAYGATIYVVSNSTSALLCAKSYVAPTKEVSLFRLKLSAAVLLAELLEFVYKKIHHNTGNVQCWTESLIMLAWTKGDPSRWTTFVSNRVTKIQLLTHHYYWHHVPSELNPAEILSRGTKADKFIDNSLWFHGPHFLTQDAQHWPPPSSNAINDNNIPEQRRHNIVLLTNPTTDIISEHKCVTNYNKLLRIMCYVRRFADASRGIRTNQNSITASEINHHFSPFVASSKVPNSLMNYPCFKRTASFIGS encoded by the coding sequence ATGACATCACATCCAATCGGCGCATCAGTTATTGCCAACGGCTTTTACGTTGACAAACTCATGACCAGCGCACCTACAATTGAAGATGTTATCGAAATCAAGCAGCAAGTCATCGAAGTGTTAAACAAAGGTGGATTTCCACTAAGAACGATTGCAACAAACGACGCAAGCATTATCGCCGATGTAACCGCAGTGGATCGTGAAGACATTATACAAGTTGAGGACGTTGACTATGTGAAAGAATTGGGCTTGAAATGGTCCCCATTTTTGGATAACTTTCTCTTCAGTTACACCCAACCACTCGTATCATCGAAAGTTAGCAAGCGTATCATCCTCTCAAATATCGCTAGATTCTTCGATCCATTGGGCTTGCTCAATCCGCTTATGGTCACGTGTAAGATTTTGTTGCAGCAGTTGTGGAAATTTCGGCTGAATTGGGGCGAAAGCGTACCTCCGTCTAATTATACACAATGGGAGTCATTTTGCACAAAACTCCCGCTTGTTGAAAATCTTCGAGTGACCAGATTAGTAGCATGTGATTACAACTCTACTACACACGCATTTGTAGACGCCAGTACAAGAGCATACGGTGCCACCATATACGTGGTATCCAACTCAACATCGGCACTACTATGTGCGAAATCTTATGTTGCCCCTACGAAAGAAGTAAGTCTGTTTCGACTAAAACTCAGCGCTGCGGTGCTCCTGGCAGAGTTGCTTGAGTTTGTGTATAAGAAAATCCACCACAACACTGGGAATGTTCAATGCTGGACCGAATCGTTGATTATGTTGGCCTGGACAAAGGGAGATCCTTCAAGATGGACAACTTTTGTCAGCAATCGAGTAACCAAAATACAATTACTCACTCATCACTATTACTGGCACCACGTCCCCAGCGAATTAAATCCTGCTGAGATACTCTCACGTGGAACGAAAGCTGACAAATTTATCGACAACAGCCTTTGGTTTCATGGCCCGCATTTCCTTACCCAAGACGCTCAACACTGGCCACCACCATCATCCAATGCCATCAACGACAATAATATACCAGAGCAGCGCCGACACAATATCGTGTTGCTAACAAATCCAACAACAGATATCATCAGTGAGCATAAATGTGTGACGAATTACAATAAACTTCTTCGAATAATGTGTTATGTGCGACGATTTGCAGATGCATCGCGTGGAATTCGCACCAACCAAAATAGCATCACCGCATCGGAAATAAACCACCATTTCTCACCATTTGTCGCATCGTCCAAAGTACCAAATTCTTTGATGAATTATCCATGCTTTAAACGGACCGCCTCGTTCATTGGAAGTTGA